Proteins co-encoded in one Crateriforma spongiae genomic window:
- a CDS encoding amidohydrolase family protein, whose product MLIDSHHHLWKYSVDDYGWIDDSMSVLKNDFLAPQLAEIADGHSVDGFVSVQARQCIEETDALLEIAEQESRIRGIVGWVPLIDPDVDKHLHHYADQPRVVGFRHVVQDEPDDRFLLREDFNRGVGRLREFGFVYDILIFGRQLPAALEFVDRHPDQKFVLDHIAKPAIDGDHVNANWMTNFRQLAKRSNVVCKFSGVVTEVRDEQWTIDTIRPYFDIALEAFGADRLMFGSDWPVCLLRSQYTRWLDTVRQLTEPLSDSEKSQFFAQTAIDAYGLK is encoded by the coding sequence ATGCTGATCGATAGTCATCACCATCTCTGGAAATACAGCGTCGACGACTATGGCTGGATCGACGATTCCATGTCGGTGCTGAAGAACGACTTCCTGGCACCCCAATTGGCAGAAATCGCCGACGGTCATTCGGTCGATGGTTTCGTCAGTGTCCAGGCCCGTCAGTGCATCGAAGAGACCGATGCCTTGCTGGAAATCGCCGAACAGGAATCACGCATCCGCGGCATCGTCGGCTGGGTGCCCTTGATCGATCCGGACGTCGACAAGCACTTGCACCATTATGCGGACCAACCGCGGGTGGTGGGTTTTCGGCATGTGGTGCAAGACGAACCCGATGACCGTTTTCTGTTGCGGGAAGATTTCAATCGCGGTGTCGGCCGGCTGCGTGAATTTGGATTCGTCTATGACATTCTGATTTTCGGACGACAGTTGCCCGCGGCACTGGAATTCGTCGACCGACATCCCGACCAAAAGTTTGTCTTGGACCATATCGCCAAACCGGCGATCGACGGCGACCACGTCAACGCGAATTGGATGACCAATTTCCGCCAGTTGGCCAAGCGTTCCAATGTCGTTTGCAAGTTCAGCGGCGTTGTGACCGAGGTCCGTGACGAACAATGGACGATCGACACGATCCGTCCGTACTTTGACATCGCGTTGGAAGCATTCGGTGCAGACCGATTGATGTTCGGAAGCGACTGGCCGGTCTGTTTGCTTCGTTCGCAGTACACCCGGTGGCTGGACACGGTCCGGCAACTGACCGAACCACTCAGCGATTCTGAAAAGTCGCAGTTCTTTGCCCAGACCGCGATCGACGCCTACGGCTTGAAGTGA
- the proS gene encoding proline--tRNA ligase → MAKTAITPTRAEDYPEWFQQVVRAADMAETSAVRGCIVIKPWGYRLWENMQRSLDDMFKATGHQNAYFPLFIPMSFLEKEAEHVEGFAKECAVVTHHRLEPDPDGGLRPAGKLEEPLIVRPTSETIIGATYSKWVQSYRDLPILINQWANVVRWEMRTRMFLRTAEFLWQEGHTVHATADEAVEETERMIDVYADFAENWMAMPVIVGSKTDSERFPGAVETLSIEAMMQDRKALQAGTSHFLGQNFSKAQEIKFQSETGDIQYAWTTSWGVSTRLVGALVMTHSDDDGLVLPPRLAPTQIVIQPIYKGDDQRGQILQYVNELRDQIAAQKYDNQPIRVEIDDRDIRGGEKKWYHVKRGVPIRLEVGPKDMAAGSVFVGRRDQPKSTGMDKAEFVAKVSDLLAQIQKGLFERALAMRNDNTVTIDNEADFRSFFTPANAKNPEIHGGFAKCHYASEADLAELLKELKVTPRCIPRGDNHPGKCFLTGKPADHYAIFAKSY, encoded by the coding sequence ATGGCCAAAACCGCCATCACGCCGACCCGTGCCGAAGATTATCCGGAATGGTTTCAACAGGTGGTCCGTGCGGCCGATATGGCGGAAACGTCGGCGGTCCGCGGCTGCATCGTGATCAAACCGTGGGGATACCGGCTGTGGGAAAACATGCAGCGATCCCTGGACGACATGTTCAAGGCGACCGGGCACCAGAACGCCTATTTCCCGCTATTCATTCCCATGAGCTTTCTGGAAAAGGAAGCGGAACATGTCGAGGGGTTCGCCAAGGAATGCGCCGTCGTCACCCACCACCGTCTGGAACCGGATCCCGACGGCGGGCTGCGACCGGCCGGCAAGTTGGAAGAACCACTGATCGTTCGGCCGACCAGCGAAACGATCATCGGCGCGACCTATTCCAAGTGGGTTCAGAGCTATCGTGATCTGCCGATTCTGATCAACCAGTGGGCCAATGTCGTTCGTTGGGAAATGCGGACGCGGATGTTTTTGCGGACCGCTGAATTCTTGTGGCAGGAAGGTCACACGGTTCATGCGACCGCCGACGAAGCGGTGGAAGAAACCGAGCGGATGATCGACGTCTATGCCGACTTTGCCGAAAACTGGATGGCCATGCCGGTGATCGTCGGTAGCAAGACCGACAGCGAACGCTTTCCCGGTGCCGTCGAAACGCTGTCCATCGAAGCGATGATGCAGGATCGCAAGGCACTGCAGGCGGGCACCAGCCACTTCCTTGGACAAAATTTCTCCAAAGCCCAGGAGATCAAGTTTCAAAGCGAAACCGGTGACATCCAGTACGCTTGGACCACCAGCTGGGGCGTTTCCACACGTTTGGTCGGCGCATTGGTGATGACCCACAGTGACGACGACGGCTTGGTCTTGCCGCCACGTTTGGCACCCACCCAAATCGTGATCCAACCGATTTACAAAGGCGACGATCAACGCGGCCAGATTCTGCAATACGTCAACGAGCTTCGTGATCAGATCGCCGCCCAAAAATACGACAACCAACCCATCCGTGTCGAAATCGATGACCGCGATATTCGGGGCGGTGAAAAGAAGTGGTATCACGTCAAACGCGGCGTCCCGATTCGATTGGAAGTCGGTCCGAAAGACATGGCCGCCGGCAGCGTCTTCGTCGGCCGTCGTGATCAGCCCAAAAGCACCGGCATGGACAAAGCCGAATTCGTCGCCAAGGTGAGCGACCTATTGGCCCAGATTCAAAAGGGGTTGTTTGAACGCGCCTTGGCAATGCGCAACGACAACACCGTCACGATCGATAACGAAGCCGATTTCCGTTCGTTCTTCACGCCGGCCAATGCCAAGAATCCGGAGATCCATGGTGGCTTTGCCAAGTGCCACTACGCCAGCGAAGCAGACTTGGCCGAATTGTTGAAAGAACTGAAAGTCACCCCACGGTGTATTCCGCGTGGCGACAACCATCCGGGCAAATGCTTTTTGACCGGCAAGCCGGCGGATCACTACGCCATTTTTGCCAAGTCGTATTGA
- a CDS encoding flagellar hook-basal body complex protein produces MGLQSALTTALTGLSAAETQIDVIGNNLANAQTVGFKSSDVVFADQFLQTLTLGSSPTDSNGGTNPRQIGLGVQIAEIAANHNQGTIEISSSSSDLAIQGDGFFVVQGDAGETLYSRNGIFKLNSDAELVNATGQRLLGYGVDEQFSLDKSSLVPLQVPLGTESVAKATEIVNFEGTLTPEGEVSSAAQVIESAVLGDAQTPRPDASGVSLSTAPFSDSSSIGISTAGVGTLAPGTYQYRVALVDANGRESTPSGAISATVGVGGNIELTNLPTDSTGGDYPNVNVYRTSPDGSDFFFLGTTTAGGTFTDDGTTALSANALDDSTLTGNYTYMITYHRNGEVESRPSVLIGPQSVVNGRLTLDDFPVPPTPPVSGGFPAYDEIRIYRNLAGDQNNFYLVDSVAPGETYTDTKTDAQIADLDTAGNQLLNMDGPTINSNTLLTDVLKRDGLTYEQVFQEGTLSYSGRKGGRSLGEQTFEVTDTTTVQDFLDFVVDSSGIQTSQVDSQNPIPLSENNIPGESADLAPGAYINNGTIRIVSNNGELNALDIDLSAFRITDSVGTVTTPNLAFGVTQDAVGQSAASDFIVYDSLGVPINVRVTAVLESRTDQSTVYRWYADSPENQPGDGTEIAVGTGLITFDGNGNFVDATNESIAIDRNGVPSVSPLQFDMDFSLVSGLATQEASLAATRQDGSEPGVLNSFVVGEDGTIRGVFSNGITRDLGQLQLARFANPAGLEAKGLNLYAEGINTGLPVQGAPGENGIGKVIGGALELSNTDIGKDLVDLVLASTMYRGNSRVITTSQQLIDELLNIRR; encoded by the coding sequence ATGGGTCTGCAATCCGCTTTGACCACTGCGCTGACGGGATTAAGTGCAGCGGAAACTCAAATCGACGTGATCGGTAACAACCTGGCCAACGCGCAAACGGTCGGGTTCAAATCATCCGATGTTGTTTTCGCTGACCAGTTTCTGCAGACGCTGACGCTGGGGTCCAGCCCCACCGACAGCAACGGTGGTACCAACCCACGCCAGATCGGTTTGGGGGTTCAGATCGCTGAAATCGCGGCGAATCACAACCAAGGCACGATCGAAATCAGCAGTTCGTCGTCGGATTTGGCGATCCAGGGCGATGGATTCTTCGTTGTCCAAGGTGATGCCGGCGAAACGTTGTATTCGCGAAACGGGATTTTTAAGCTCAACAGTGATGCCGAACTGGTCAATGCAACCGGTCAGCGTTTGTTGGGCTACGGCGTCGACGAACAGTTCAGCTTGGACAAATCCAGCTTGGTGCCGCTTCAAGTTCCGCTGGGAACCGAGAGTGTTGCCAAGGCGACCGAAATTGTGAACTTCGAAGGCACGCTGACCCCCGAGGGCGAAGTGTCCAGCGCCGCCCAGGTGATCGAAAGCGCAGTTCTGGGTGACGCCCAGACACCACGTCCCGATGCGTCGGGCGTATCGCTTAGCACTGCGCCGTTTTCCGACAGTTCATCGATCGGCATCAGCACCGCCGGTGTGGGAACGCTTGCCCCGGGAACGTATCAGTATCGAGTCGCCCTGGTGGACGCCAACGGACGTGAATCGACACCCAGCGGCGCGATTTCGGCGACCGTCGGTGTGGGCGGAAATATCGAACTGACGAATCTGCCGACGGATTCCACCGGGGGTGATTACCCCAACGTCAACGTCTATCGAACGTCACCCGACGGCAGCGATTTCTTCTTTCTTGGCACCACGACCGCCGGTGGCACCTTCACCGATGATGGGACAACCGCGCTGTCGGCCAACGCCTTGGATGATTCGACGCTGACGGGCAACTACACGTACATGATTACTTATCACCGCAACGGTGAAGTCGAATCGCGACCGAGTGTGTTGATTGGTCCGCAAAGCGTGGTCAATGGTCGTTTGACTTTGGACGATTTTCCGGTGCCACCGACGCCCCCGGTGTCGGGTGGTTTTCCCGCCTATGACGAAATCCGGATCTATCGCAACTTAGCCGGTGACCAAAACAACTTTTATTTGGTTGACAGCGTCGCGCCGGGCGAAACATACACGGACACCAAGACGGACGCACAGATCGCGGACTTGGACACGGCCGGCAATCAACTGCTGAACATGGACGGTCCGACGATCAACAGCAACACGTTGTTGACCGACGTGTTGAAGCGTGATGGTTTGACGTACGAACAAGTCTTCCAAGAAGGAACGCTTAGTTATAGCGGCCGCAAGGGTGGGCGATCACTGGGCGAACAAACCTTCGAAGTCACCGACACGACGACCGTTCAAGACTTCTTGGATTTCGTCGTCGATTCGTCAGGGATTCAAACGTCCCAAGTCGATTCACAGAATCCGATCCCGCTTAGCGAGAATAACATCCCCGGTGAATCCGCAGACTTGGCGCCGGGAGCCTACATCAACAACGGCACGATTCGAATCGTCAGTAACAACGGCGAACTAAACGCCTTGGACATTGACCTCAGTGCGTTTCGAATCACCGATTCGGTCGGCACCGTGACCACGCCCAACTTGGCGTTCGGTGTCACCCAGGACGCGGTCGGCCAAAGTGCCGCCAGTGACTTCATCGTTTACGATTCACTGGGTGTTCCGATCAACGTGCGTGTGACCGCCGTCTTGGAAAGCCGTACCGATCAATCGACCGTGTACCGCTGGTATGCCGACAGCCCCGAAAACCAACCGGGCGATGGAACGGAGATTGCCGTCGGTACCGGGCTGATCACGTTCGATGGCAACGGTAACTTTGTGGATGCGACCAACGAAAGCATTGCCATCGACCGGAACGGCGTCCCCAGTGTTTCGCCGCTGCAATTCGATATGGATTTCTCATTGGTGTCCGGTTTGGCGACCCAAGAGGCTTCGTTGGCTGCGACACGGCAGGACGGTAGCGAACCTGGGGTGCTGAACAGTTTTGTCGTCGGCGAAGACGGCACGATCCGCGGTGTGTTCAGCAACGGGATCACGCGTGACCTGGGCCAGTTGCAATTGGCTCGCTTTGCCAACCCGGCCGGTCTGGAGGCCAAGGGACTGAACCTGTACGCCGAAGGGATCAACACGGGGCTTCCCGTCCAAGGGGCACCCGGCGAAAACGGGATCGGTAAGGTCATCGGGGGTGCGTTGGAATTGTCCAACACCGACATCGGAAAAGACTTGGTCGATCTGGTGTTGGCAAGCACGATGTATCGGGGCAACAGCCGGGTGATCACGACCAGCCAGCAATTGATCGACGAATTGCTGAACATTCGGCGATAG
- a CDS encoding flagellar hook assembly protein FlgD, whose translation MSAISGSGGADFSAAEAAGQFGGTDQSFNDMGSTDFLTLLMEELQNQDPLNPMDNSEMIQQIGLIREIGATDSLSETLSDFSHSQELVTASNLIGQTVRGLADDTSDVEGTVDRVTVSTDPNSGSRSVKVHVGERTMDVKNIREIQTG comes from the coding sequence ATGTCAGCGATCTCAGGCAGCGGCGGCGCGGATTTTTCGGCGGCCGAAGCGGCGGGCCAATTCGGCGGGACGGACCAAAGCTTCAACGACATGGGCAGCACCGACTTCCTGACGTTGTTGATGGAAGAACTGCAAAACCAGGACCCGCTGAATCCGATGGACAATTCGGAAATGATTCAGCAGATCGGGCTGATCCGTGAAATCGGGGCGACGGACTCGCTGAGCGAAACGCTGTCCGATTTCTCACACAGTCAAGAATTGGTGACCGCTAGCAATCTGATCGGCCAGACCGTTCGGGGGTTGGCCGATGACACTTCCGACGTCGAAGGCACGGTCGATCGCGTCACAGTTTCAACAGATCCGAATTCTGGTTCACGTTCGGTCAAAGTTCATGTGGGTGAACGGACGATGGATGTAAAGAACATTCGCGAAATTCAAACTGGGTGA
- a CDS encoding flagellar hook-length control protein FliK produces MSVIQQSDAAHQATPSAVSRRSKPVLNANRLTAETGLVDPFAEIFAAMSVAQPVVQQTDATSEPDTSLSDSGPTEASDSSDNDSNDDSSAESTTQKHAVSGDADVEETSAQWTASVENEHGPAEQSAEVKQESADAVTTEAAEVEAADVARVETNTGEIKVEAETVVAAEGYGRRRSKASEAKQVDAPVVTGPTNADTTGRTGEAAAANPVNDPSATTGDDPASVDLESWTAAQTDAGEGRRRRDPRERRAESPAPQGEPVGNGAGAGSPATPSSSQSTPVPDGEPAAAVSAEVVTKVDTVQTRPVVAATNASSAVSAASKAAGESAARGGNASGKIDSVTESIQQTKGAGDAASASKSKSAQTRNPADAVTRARLVQRVSKAFQHFGSEGGSIRLKLAPAELGSVRVEMQVRDKKIQARVVADSETAAEMLRQQLPELRTRLEAQGMQVDRLSVEQESSAEGENGFHDHQQARDESQQDAGRHRRRYQGGETAPSPGNPSVSGTAPANPTATAATPGGGIDFRH; encoded by the coding sequence ATGTCGGTGATCCAACAAAGCGACGCTGCGCACCAAGCGACGCCGTCGGCGGTTTCACGTCGGTCCAAGCCCGTCTTGAACGCAAATCGTTTGACCGCGGAAACGGGGCTGGTCGATCCATTTGCCGAAATCTTTGCCGCGATGTCCGTCGCGCAGCCCGTCGTCCAGCAGACCGACGCCACCAGCGAACCTGACACGTCACTGTCGGATTCGGGGCCCACTGAAGCGTCGGATTCGTCCGACAACGATTCCAACGACGATTCGTCTGCGGAATCAACGACGCAGAAACATGCCGTTTCGGGCGATGCCGACGTCGAAGAAACGTCCGCCCAGTGGACGGCATCGGTTGAAAACGAACACGGGCCGGCGGAACAATCGGCCGAGGTGAAACAGGAATCCGCTGATGCTGTGACGACCGAGGCGGCGGAGGTCGAAGCGGCGGACGTCGCCCGAGTTGAAACCAACACCGGCGAAATCAAGGTCGAAGCGGAAACTGTGGTTGCCGCGGAAGGCTATGGGCGACGTCGATCCAAGGCCTCCGAGGCGAAACAAGTCGATGCACCGGTGGTAACGGGTCCGACGAACGCGGATACAACGGGCCGAACCGGCGAAGCCGCCGCGGCCAACCCGGTCAATGATCCATCGGCAACCACCGGCGACGATCCGGCGTCGGTCGACTTGGAATCCTGGACGGCGGCCCAAACCGATGCAGGTGAAGGGCGGCGACGTCGTGACCCCAGAGAACGACGCGCCGAATCCCCTGCACCACAGGGCGAACCGGTCGGAAACGGCGCGGGCGCTGGATCTCCGGCGACACCCAGTTCATCCCAAAGCACACCCGTTCCGGACGGCGAACCAGCGGCAGCGGTTTCTGCCGAAGTCGTGACCAAAGTTGATACGGTCCAAACGCGGCCGGTCGTCGCAGCGACCAACGCGTCGTCGGCCGTTTCCGCGGCTTCCAAAGCGGCGGGCGAATCGGCTGCACGCGGTGGCAACGCTAGCGGAAAAATCGACTCGGTCACCGAATCGATCCAGCAGACCAAAGGGGCGGGCGATGCCGCATCGGCATCGAAGTCTAAGTCAGCACAGACGCGAAATCCGGCTGACGCTGTGACGCGTGCCCGACTGGTGCAGCGGGTCAGCAAGGCGTTTCAACACTTCGGCAGCGAAGGCGGCAGCATTCGTTTGAAACTGGCCCCCGCCGAACTGGGCAGTGTGCGGGTGGAAATGCAGGTCCGTGACAAAAAAATCCAAGCACGCGTGGTCGCCGATTCGGAAACAGCGGCCGAAATGCTGCGGCAACAATTGCCCGAGTTGCGTACGCGTTTGGAAGCCCAGGGCATGCAAGTGGATCGGTTGAGCGTCGAACAGGAATCGTCCGCGGAAGGTGAAAACGGTTTCCACGACCACCAGCAAGCCAGAGACGAATCTCAGCAAGACGCCGGGCGTCACCGTCGTCGGTACCAGGGTGGGGAAACGGCACCGTCGCCGGGCAACCCATCCGTTTCCGGTACCGCACCTGCAAATCCGACCGCAACCGCGGCGACACCGGGCGGCGGCATCGATTTTCGGCATTGA